From a region of the Triticum aestivum cultivar Chinese Spring chromosome 7D, IWGSC CS RefSeq v2.1, whole genome shotgun sequence genome:
- the LOC123164960 gene encoding bark storage protein A: MPATAMELSSLPLVLLLCLMAGSSTAALPALPGMDRVRQQVDRANRHGPSIGLVMSYVAEDTALQASGYFRPWHVQPFIDLYGRRFHIGSIRGVNVIYALTGQRRLNAAVTVQTLVDVFTVSGIVHYGTAGSSNDSMSFGDVSVPKLVAYTGAWTWKKYKSLKEESTELNFGQFNVPNGGENLLGSLKYRNEELYSVGKPMEEVFWLPVDSAWFKIAEGLKVNLERCNDTFCLPKTPQVVHGLKGASADMFLDNAEYRKFLFREFAVSTIDEESAAVVMTTTSPGVPVIVFRGVSDLAGGEPTWSSTSLMNLASINALKVAVEFIATIGRQMSTPLAQSSKN; the protein is encoded by the exons ATGCCAGCCACGGCCATGGAGCTCTCCAGCCTGCCGCTAGTCCTGCTGCTCTGCTTGATGGCGGGCTCGTCGACGGCTGCCCTGCCGGCGCTGCCCGGGATGGACAGGGTGCGGCAGCAGGTCGACAGGGCGAACAGGCACGGCCCGTCCATTGGGCTCGTCATGTCGTACGTCGCCGAGGACACCGCGCTCCAGGCCTCCGGCTACTTCAGGCCTTGGCACGTCCAGCCCTTCATTGACCTCTACG GACGGAGGTTTCACATCGGGAGTATTCGAGGTGTGAATGTTATATACGCATTGACAGGGCAACGCAGG TTGAATGCAGCTGTCACTGTACAAACTCTCGTCGACGTCTTTACCGTGTCTGGTATTGTCCATTATGGCACAGCAGGAAGCTCTAATGATTCAATGTCATTTGGAGATGTCAGTGTCCCCAAGTTAGTTGCTTATACAGGCGCTTGGACATGGAAG AAGTACAAATCACTTAAAGAAGAGTCAACAGAACTAAACTTTGGACAATTTAACGTCCCGAATGGAGGAGAGAACCTGCTAGGGTCTCTGAAATACAGAAATGAGGAGCTATACTCAGTTGGCAAGCCCATGGAAGAAGTTTTCTGGTTACCTGTAGATTCAGCATGGTTCAAAATAGCAGAAGGACTTAAG GTCAACCTTGAAAGATGTAATGACACTTTCTGCTTACCAAAAACGCCACAAGTGGTTCATGGGCTAAAAGGAGCATCAGCCGACATGTTTCTAGACAATGCAGAATACCGGAAGTTCCTTTTCAGAGAATTTGCAGTGTCAACAATAGATGAGGAGAGCGCAGCAGTGGTGATG ACAACAACATCTCCTGGCGTACCTGTGATTGTGTTCCGGGGAGTATCTGATCTGGCTGGAGGGGAACCAACATGGTCATCAACAAGCCTGATGAACCTGGCATCTATTAATGCACTCAAAGTGGCAGTGGAGTTCATTGCTACAATTGGCAGGCAGATGTCGACACCATTAGCACAAAGTTCAAAAAACTGA
- the LOC123164958 gene encoding pentatricopeptide repeat-containing protein At1g11290, chloroplastic, with protein MLCSASSPPPPAGGHAAADHHARLRSAAARSDLPGALAAFAAMSSSASASPVLRTFTSLLKLCAARADLATGRAVHAQLAARGLSAESLAATALANMYAKCRRPGDARRVFDRMPVRDRVAWNALVAGYARNGLAGAAMEMVVRMQEEDGERPDSVTLVSVLPACADAQALRACREVHGFAVRAGFDELVNVSTAILDVYCKCGAVEVARAVFDRMPGKNSVSWNAMIKGYAENGDATEALALFKRMVGEGVDVTDVSVLAALHACGELGYLDEGRRVHELLMRIGLESNVSVMNALITMYSKCKRTDLAAQVFDEVRYKTRISWNAMILGCTQNGRSEDAVRLFSRMQLKNVKPDSFTLVSVIPALADISDPLQARWIHGYSIRMHLDQDVYVLTALIDMYAKCGRVSIARSLFKSARERHVITWNAMIHGYGSHGFGKVAVELFEEMKSSGRVPNETTFLSVLSACSHAGLVDEGRKYFSSMNEDYGLEPGMEHYGTMVDLLGRAGKLDEAWSFIQKMPVDPGISVYGAMLGACKLHKNVELAEESAQRIFELGPDEGVYHVLLANIYANASMWKDVARVRTAMEKKGLQKTPGWSIVQLKNEIHTFYSGSTNHQQAKDIYARLAKLIEEIKAVGYVPDTDSIHDVEDDVKAQLLNTHSEKLAIAYGLIRTSPGTTIQIKKNLRVCNDCHNATKLISLVTGREIIMRDIQRFHHFKDGKCSCGDYW; from the coding sequence ATGCTGTGCTCGGCCtcgtcgccgcctcctcccgccggcgGGCATGCCGCCGCCGACCACCACGCGCGCCTGAGGTCCGCGGCCGCGCGCTCCGACCTGCCGGGCGCGCTCGCGGCCTTCGCCGCCATGTCCTCCTCCGCGTCCGCCAGCCCCGTCCTCCGCACCTTCACTTCCCTCCTCAAGCTCTGCGCGGCGCGCGCCGACCTCGCGACCGGCCGCGCCGTCCACGCGCAGCTCGCCGCGCGGGGGCTCTCCGCGGAGTCCCTCGCCGCCACGGCGCTGGCCAACATGTACGCCAAGTGCCGCCGGCCGGGCGACGCGCGCAGGGTGTTCGACCGTATGCCCGTGCGCGACCGCGTCGCCTGGAACGCGCTCGTGGCCGGGTACGCGCGGAACGGGCTCGCCGGCGCCGCCATGGAGATGGTCGTCCGGAtgcaggaggaggacggcgagcGGCCCGACTCCGTCACTCTGGTGTCCGTGCTGCCCGCCTGCGCCGACGCCCAGGCGCTCAGGGCCTGCCGCGAGGTGCACGGGTTCGCGGTCCGTGCTGGCTTCGACGAGCTCGTCAATGTGTCCACGGCGATCCTTGACGTGTACTGCAAGTGCGGGGCGGTTGAGGTTGCTAGGGCTGTCTTTGATCGGATGCCGGGCAAGAACTCTGTGTCTTGGAATGCCATGATCAAGGGGTATGCTGAAAATGGGGATGCTACTGAGGCTCTCGCGCTGTTCAAGAGGATGGTGGGGGAGGGCGTTGATGTGACGGATGTATCTGTTCTGGCAGCATTGCACGCCTGTGGCGAGCTTGGGTATCTTGATGAGGGGAGGCGTGTCCATGAGCTACTTATGAGGATTGGGCTGGAGTCAAATGTGTCGGTGATGAATGCTCTGATCACCATGTACTCCAAGTGCAAGAGGACCGACCTCGCTGCCCAGGTTTTCGATGAGGTGCGCTACAAGACACGGATCTCCTGGAACGCCATGATCCTCGGGTGCACACAGAATGGAAGGTCAGAAGATGCAGTGAGGCTCTTCTCTAGGATGCAGCTGAAAAATGTGAAGCCTGATTCGTTCACTCTCGTCAGTGTCATTCCTGCACTTGCAGACATCTCAGATCCACTGCAGGCAAGATGGATCCATGGATACTCTATCAGGATGCACCTAGATCAGGATGTGTATGTTCTGACAGCCCTTATTGACATGTACGCAAAATGCGGCCGTGTCAGTATAGCTAGAAGTCTCTTCAAATCAGCAAGGGAAAGGCATGTTATCACATGGAATGCGATGATCCATGGGTACGGCTCACATGGTTTTGGCAAGGTTGCAGTTGAGCTGTTTGAAGAGATGAAAAGTTCTGGCAGAGTGCCCAACGAGACAACATTCCTTTCGGTCCTATCGGCATGCAGTCATGCTGGTTTGGTTGATGAAGGGCGGAAATATTTTTCGAGCATGAACGAGGACTATGGGCTTGAGCCTGGGATGGAGCACTATGGTACCATGGTGGATCTTCTTGGCCGAGCTGGGAAGCTAGATGAAGCGTGGTCTTTTATCCAAAAGATGCCTGTGGACCCTGGCATTAGTGTTTATGGTGCAATGTTAGGCGCTTGCAAGTTGCACAAGAATGTGGAATTGGCAGAAGAATCAGCGCAGAGGATCTTTGAGCTagggccagatgaaggtgtgtatcATGTCCTCCTAGCTAACATTTATGCAAATGCTTCAATGTGGAAGGATGTTGCAAGGGTTAGAACTGCTATGGAGAAGAAAGGCCTCCAAAAGACTCCTGGATGGAGTATTGTGCAGCTCAAGAACGAGATTCATACCTTCTATTCTGGAAGCACAAATCACCAGCAGGCAAAGGACATTTATGCAAGGTTGGCTAAGCTAATAGAAGAGATCAAAGCTGTGGGGTATGTGCCGGACACTGATTCTATACATGATGTAGAAGATGATGTCAAGGCACAGTTACTCAACACCCACAGTGAGAAACTTGCGATTGCATATGGGCTCATCCGCACATCCCCTGGTACAACAATTCAGATAAAGAAGAACCTCCGCGTCTGTAACGACTGTCACAATGCAACCAAGTTAATATCTCTGGTGACAGGACGGGAAATAATCATGAGAGATATTCAACGATTTCACCATTTTAAGGACGGTAAATGTTCATGTGGAGATTACTGGTAA